A region from the Ptychodera flava strain L36383 chromosome 12, AS_Pfla_20210202, whole genome shotgun sequence genome encodes:
- the LOC139146241 gene encoding uncharacterized protein yields the protein MFTGDRRLKYKFAHKHALSLLSLYVRRYDSAKSLIDKVFGVKAAKSFPRKIVEGSCGDGYYPSEIGNTPPGIDLEIDVGKELAAPFTGTVTQSGPTQVIIELYEELPHTEIIIDHVDVSKDVLESGEVSKGLELGTVTDSGCRPNAIHLAMRRIGTEEYIDPTEYIENRDMDTSTVYWNQGCDEYLLILKNDVIAGPKPLVGGSVMSDESPERIDEPDLSDLGHFGDLEETDKEHQDNPKFSTVQTKKTKDNSIETAFDLHVKQVSELSLEEALELLDDVGQTHMKEQLEDLMSQLQSCLLSHDFKRPETMIYEELSLSSKTREVESGNSSRSMLQWQYRQPQNRCSHLWTYLPSETFCNFDIDCLGIYCDVEMDLFYFPVHFPVSLRVQNCQLIAGLAGVEEIFDMIDLASEGPVEYKDVAMDGIKIFEDVILEYSLTVAMIDTDSESHLAKVMLKARICSNISDYCLSQVSIFEELTLVVDECSEIVRPVEDPQG from the exons ATGTTCACGGGTGATAGGAGATTAAAGTATAAGTTCGCTCACAAACATGCTCTTTCGTTGCTTTCTTTGTATGTACGAAGGTATGATTCCGCCAAATCGCTTATTGACAAAGTCTTTGGGGTAAAAGCAGCGAAATCCTTTCCTCGGAAGATTGTGGAAGGTTCCTGCGGCGATGGCTATTACCCAAGTGAGATCGGAAACACTCCTCCTGGCATTGATTTAGAAATTGACGTCGGAAAGGAG CTCGCTGCACCTTTCACAGGCACAGTCACGCAAAGTGGACCTACTCAAGTGATCATTGAACTCTATGAAGAACTGCCACACACTGAAATAATTATCGATCATGTCGACGTATCAAAAGATGTTCTTGAAAGCGGGGAA GTGTCCAAAGGTCTCGAATTAGGTACCGTTACTGACTCTGGCTGCCGCCCAAATGCGATACATCTGGCCATGAGAAGAATAGGTACCGAGGAATACATCGACCCAACCGAGTACATTGAAAATCGTGATATGGATACCAGTACTGTCTATTGGAATCAGGGATGTGACGAATACCTACTTATCCTTAAG aacgaTGTGATAGCAGGTCCTAAACCGTTGGTGGGAGGAAGCGTAATGTCAGATGAAAGTCCAGAACGCATTGACGAACCAGATTTAAGTGATCTCGGCCACTTCGGTGACTTAGAAGAGACGGATAAAGAACACCAAG ATAATCCAAAATTTTCAACTGTACAAACCAAGAAGACGAAGGACAATAGTATCGAAACAGCTTTCGACTTGCATGTGAAACAAGTCTCAGAGTTGTCCTTGGAGGAGGCGTTGGAACTTCTCGATGATGTCGGTCAAACTCATATGAAAGAGCAGCTGGAGGATTTAATGTCACAGTTACAG AGTTGCCTGTTGTCCCATGATTTCAAACGACCCGAAACGATGATATATGAGGAGTTGAGTTTATCCTCGAAGACAAGAGAGGTCGAATCTGGAAATTCATCTCGATCGATGCTTCAGTGGCAATATCGTCAGCCGCAAAACA GGTGTTCTCATCTCTGGACTTACCTACCTAGCGAGACTTTCTGTAACTTTGATATCGATTGTCTAGGAATTTATTGTGACGTGGAAATGGATCTCTTCTACTTCCCCGTACATTTCCCCGTCTCACTTCGCGTTCAGAATTGTCAGTTAATCGCTGGTCTTGCAGGCGTCGAGGAGATCTTTGATATGATTGATCTAGCTTCAG AGGGACCTGTTGAGTACAAGGATGTAGCAATGGACGGCATAAAGATCTTTGAAGATGTCATACTTGAATATAGTTTAACCGTGGCAATGATTGACACTGACAGTGAGAGTCACTTGGCAAAG GTGATGTTAAAGGCAAGAATTTGTTCCAACATCTCAGACTACTGCCTCAGCCAGGTATCAATATTCGAAGAACTTACTTTAGTTGTTGACGAATGTTCTGAAATTGTGAGACCGGTTGAAGATCCACAAG GCTAA